The Kribbella jejuensis genome segment CGCCCGCGCACCGGCCCGATGCGCGACATCGTCGCCACCATCCAGCCCGAACAGGACGACCTGGTCCGCGCACCGCTGCACCCGAGCGTCTGCGTCCAGGGCGCACCCGGGACCGGGAAGACCGCGGTCGGCCTGCACCGCGTCGCGTACCTGCTCTACACCGAACGCGAGCGGCTCGGCCGCGGCGGCGTCGTGATCGTCGGCCCGAACAAGTCGTTCCTGTCCTACATCCGCAAGGTACTGCCCGCGCTGGGTGAGGTCGACGTCCGCCAGATCACCATCGACGAACTGCTGATGCGACCGGCCGGGACGACCGACGAACCGGCGGCCGAGGCCCTGAAGGGCGACGCCCGGATGGCCGATGTACTCCGGCGCGCGCTCTGGTCGTACGTCGGTACGCCGACCGCCGGAGTCCTGTACAGCAAGGGATCCCGGCGCTATCGGGTGCACGACTACGAGGTCGTCGACATCGTCTCGGACCTGCGCGAGTCGACCCGGTACGCACCCGGCCGGAACGCGCTGGCGCAGCGGATCGCGCATGTTGTGCTGGTCCGGATGGAGGAGCGCGCCGAGTCCCCGGACGACCGTGTGCAGAACGCGGTCGCTCGCTCGAAGCCCGTCAAGGAGGTCCTGGACGCGGTCTGGCCGCGTGTTGTCCCGGAGCAGATCCTGCACCGGCTGTTCTCCGACGCCGACTTCCTCGCGCAGGCCGCGCCGACTCTGACGGACGAGGAACGTACGGCGCTGCTGTGGACGAAACCGGCCCGCTCGTGGAAGTCGGCGAAATGGTCGTTCGCAGACACGGTCCTGCTCGACGAGCTCGAGGACCTGATCGAACGCCGTACCGGTTCGCTCGGCCACCTGGTCCTCGACGAGGCCCAGGACCTGTCGGCGATGCAGCTGCGCGCGCTCGGCCGGCGCTGCCGGACCGGGTCGGCGACCGTGCTCGGCGACCTCGCGCAGGCGACCACGGCCTGGGCCGCCGGTCCGTGGGACCAGGTGCTCGGGCATCTCGGCAAGGACGACGGCGTCGTGGCCGAGCTCGACCGCGGGTTCCGGGTGCCCGAGCAGATCATCAACTTCGCCGCGAAGCTGCTGCCCGCGATCGCGCCGACGCTGCGCACCCCGACCGGCGTCCGCACGGTCGCGAACGCGCTGAGCATCGTGCCCGCCGACGCGGACTCGTACGTGCAGCAGGTGGTCGCCGAGTGCCGTACGGCGCTGGCCGGCGAAGGCTCGGTGGCACTGATCGCCGCCGACGACCAGGTCGCCGGCCTGCGGGACGCGCTGGTCGCGGACGGTCTGGAGACCGCACTGCTCGGCGAGACCGAGGACGAGATCGACACGGTCCGCCTGGTCTGTGTGCCGGCCACGTTGGCGAAGGGACTCGAGTTCGATGCAGTCGTGGTCGCCGAGCCGGCGCACATCGTCGCCGCCGAGGCCCGCGGACTGCATCGCCTGTACGTCGTCCTCACCCGGGCTGTCAGCCGCCTGCAGATCGTCCATGCCGAGCCGCTGCCGGCCGCGCTGAGTCCGGCGTGACCTGAGATCGACGTTAAGGTCCAGGGATGAGTTCCCTGGTCGTCGTCCTCCTGGTGATCGCGGTCGTGCTCGTCGTGGGCGGGATCACCTGGGGGATCGTGGCGATGGTCCGCCGGCAGGCCTACATCAGCTCGATCCGCGAGCGCGGCTGGACGTTCGTGAGCAGCCCGACCTGGGAGTCCGTCGGGCGGTTGAGCAATCCGCCGTTCGGCCTCGGCTTCGAGCGCCATCCGGACGACCAGATCACCGGCGCGACCAGTACCGGGCGGGCGTTCCAGGTGATCGAGTACAAGTCGTCGTACTGGTCGGGCTGGGTCGGCATGGTCACGCTGTCGCGCCCGTTGCCGGAGCTGTGGGTCACCGGCGGCGAGACCACCCCGCGGTACGGCGTACTCGCCCAGGCCGTACCGGCTCCGCCGCAGCTCGGTCCGGGGTGGCAGGTCGGCGCCCTGGATCCGGCGTACGCGCAGGAGGTTCTGACGCCGGGGGTGTGCCAGCAGCTGACCGCGCTCGCGTCCGGGCAGGTGGGCGTCAACCTGAGCATCGACGGTGACCAGCTCGTCGTCCTCGATCCGCCGCGCAAGGACCTCGATCGGCTCGGTCCCTGGCTGGAGCAGCTCGGTGCGGTCGCGTCGGCGGTCGACGCGGCGCCGCTGGACCGGTGGATCCAGCCGGAACCGCAGCAGCGGCTGACGTTCTACCACCACCCGGACTGGTACTGGGTCGGCGTCGACGACAGCCTGCTCGAGTTCACGCCGATCAACCGCGGCGGGTCGCATCACCGGACCGAGGACGTGGTCCGCGGGCGGGACGGCGACGGGCCGCCGTTCGTCGCGTTCAAGCACCACTGGCAGACGACGCGGACCGAGTCGTACACCGACTCCAACGGCAACACGCAGACGCGGACGATCACCGAACACCATGATGAGCCGATCCTGGGGTTCCAGTTGCCGATCGCGATGCCGCCGCTGAAGATCGGGCGCAAGGGGCTGGGCAAGGGCATCGAGTTCGAGAGTGCGGCGTTCAACAAGCAGTTCGCGGTGTCTGCGCAGGATCGGAAGTACGCGTACGACGTGATCCATCCGCGGCAGATGGAGTACTTGATGGCGGCACAGGGGCGGCCGTTCGAGATCGACGGGGACTGGGTGTGGTTCTCGCCGGGCGAGCACAGTCAACCGGCGATCGCGCACTGCTCGGCGTACCTGCGGGGCTTCCTCGGACGGGTGCCGCGCTTCGTGTGGAAGAACCTCGGACTCCAGGACACCCCGTATCCCGCCTTGGACAGCTAGGGAATGCGGTTCCCGTCCGCATGGTTGGATCTGAGCGTGTCGAATCAACGAACCGTCGTCATCTTCGGTGCCAGTGGTGACCTGAGCTCGCGGCTGTTGCTGCCCGGCCTGGGCAGTTTGCTCGCCGGGCCGCGTGCCACCAGCGTGCGGATCATCGGTACCGGCCGGTCGCCGCTCGCCGCGGACGAGTGGACCTCGCGCGTCCGTTCTGCCTTCGGTGGTGACCTGAGTGACGCCGCGGCTGAGACGCTGGCGACCACGCAGTACGTCGCAGGTGACCCGACCGACGCCACCCATCTCCGTGCGCTGCTCGCCTTGGCCGGTCCTGCGCCGGTGCTGTACTTCTCGCTGCCCCCGGCCGTCGCGACTGCGATCGTCGAGACGCTGCAGAGCGTCGACCTGGCTGAGGGCACTGAGCTGGCCTTCGAGAAGCCGTTCGGTACCGACGCCGCGTCGGCCGCCGCGCTGAACAAGCTCGTCGGCACGCTCGTGCCGGAGGAGAACGTGCACCGCGTCGACCACTTCCTCGGGCGCACGGCCGTGCTGAACCTCATCGGCCTGCGGTTCGCGAACCGGTTGTTCGAGCCGGTCTGGAACGCGGAGCACATCGAGAGCATCGAGATCGTGTACGACGAGACGCTCGGGCTGGAGGGGCGCGCGCAGTACTACGACAACGCCGGTGCGCTCGTCGACATGATCCAGAGTCACCTGCTGCTCGTTCT includes the following:
- a CDS encoding glucose-6-phosphate dehydrogenase, which codes for MSNQRTVVIFGASGDLSSRLLLPGLGSLLAGPRATSVRIIGTGRSPLAADEWTSRVRSAFGGDLSDAAAETLATTQYVAGDPTDATHLRALLALAGPAPVLYFSLPPAVATAIVETLQSVDLAEGTELAFEKPFGTDAASAAALNKLVGTLVPEENVHRVDHFLGRTAVLNLIGLRFANRLFEPVWNAEHIESIEIVYDETLGLEGRAQYYDNAGALVDMIQSHLLLVLALLAMDAPATMDAVEVRSEMARALRSTHLYGSPVEASRRARYTAGGGVPSYAEEAGVDPGRETETLAELTVEVDTNRWAGVPITLRSGKALGVARKEIVIKFKPLRHLPSGLHGGRDGETLRIGLNPGELSLSVPALGVDGPYTMGQVFLDATLPTSPVLPYGEVLNGILRGDPLLSVRGDVAERCWEIVEPALDAWRTGEVPLEEYEAGSNGPSRWRAAS
- a CDS encoding HelD family protein; translation: MYAEVVDREVQIIGGEDNDERFTNEANQRAKELRTHALLDLPDVPLFFGRLDYEPGTIEGHDQIYIGRRHVHDGTGVPLVIDWRAPVSVPFYRATPTDRQRVLMRRRYGFSDHADLTGFEDESLTAVVETDQADAFLRAEIERPRTGPMRDIVATIQPEQDDLVRAPLHPSVCVQGAPGTGKTAVGLHRVAYLLYTERERLGRGGVVIVGPNKSFLSYIRKVLPALGEVDVRQITIDELLMRPAGTTDEPAAEALKGDARMADVLRRALWSYVGTPTAGVLYSKGSRRYRVHDYEVVDIVSDLRESTRYAPGRNALAQRIAHVVLVRMEERAESPDDRVQNAVARSKPVKEVLDAVWPRVVPEQILHRLFSDADFLAQAAPTLTDEERTALLWTKPARSWKSAKWSFADTVLLDELEDLIERRTGSLGHLVLDEAQDLSAMQLRALGRRCRTGSATVLGDLAQATTAWAAGPWDQVLGHLGKDDGVVAELDRGFRVPEQIINFAAKLLPAIAPTLRTPTGVRTVANALSIVPADADSYVQQVVAECRTALAGEGSVALIAADDQVAGLRDALVADGLETALLGETEDEIDTVRLVCVPATLAKGLEFDAVVVAEPAHIVAAEARGLHRLYVVLTRAVSRLQIVHAEPLPAALSPA